In Hallerella succinigenes, the following are encoded in one genomic region:
- a CDS encoding formylglycine-generating enzyme family protein, which translates to MQFKAWMVIPFLSIFAIAGGTRDFRYSVSDEQFKDNAKILNGENVCIDRDKASHLEAIHLKFPLESATLYLRSKLKGNQYGWFSGDIKSDCYKDLNAFNLQANHLTALEAVHMRFYATPHMRPFQDESQVYFDKKYLYSSRVKTLYFIQNGKWQKLTPTSLTGIVEVDSLPDSTMIRIGADVYRAPMTFAPVDTGLFFATLFVPNAYPFTAGVHVTNGKRAKLKSVVIPLDTLQYEIQTEVTKEQVIATHSLEETEALYDQFIEDLTAANIDRSGTAAFDSVYPKKKNPPKGMDSMHTQYVAYAATFEATRTRARAMWLSERLAKITTMNQVLRARLEEQQKDTIQLEVIPESIAKTDSGIRICFNDSLKRTQVEWVGLLDSILEDSVWIAESQNSDAMRFVLTLENKPVWKYDGYRVKSRHQYRFVRLHVRFRNTLYAGDGKFILPANLLIEPEVQEWLNPKKEEKAPTVVADTVKKEEKAPVAKPSIEELSRAVAEIDSGTFRFKNRIVHMSPFGIRKTEVTIAEYRDVMKDSTTKFTFTDSLMPVHNVNWNKARKFCKAIGGDLPTEAQWEFAARTGKNEGSLWRLRTGDQAFQYAVFRADGPQRVASAKPNAWDLYDVSGNMAEWTRDSYSWFSFYVEDEDPTGSFFGDSRVFKGGSWKSKTEDELDLTDQDDEDPRYWANTLGFRCVFPSKAQGKPEP; encoded by the coding sequence ATGCAATTTAAAGCGTGGATGGTAATCCCTTTTTTGTCGATATTTGCAATCGCAGGGGGGACGAGAGATTTTCGGTATTCCGTTTCCGATGAACAGTTCAAGGATAACGCTAAGATTCTCAATGGTGAAAACGTATGCATCGATAGGGACAAGGCTTCCCACCTGGAAGCGATTCATCTGAAGTTCCCGTTGGAATCGGCAACGCTCTATTTGCGATCCAAGCTTAAGGGTAATCAGTACGGTTGGTTCTCGGGTGATATCAAATCGGATTGTTACAAGGATTTGAACGCATTTAATCTGCAGGCAAATCATTTGACGGCTCTGGAAGCGGTCCATATGCGTTTTTATGCGACGCCGCACATGAGACCGTTCCAGGACGAATCCCAGGTTTACTTCGACAAGAAATATCTGTATTCTTCCCGTGTCAAAACGCTTTATTTTATCCAGAACGGTAAGTGGCAAAAGCTGACGCCGACATCGCTTACGGGAATTGTCGAAGTGGATTCCTTGCCCGATAGTACGATGATTCGAATCGGTGCGGATGTTTACCGGGCTCCGATGACGTTTGCTCCTGTCGATACGGGTCTTTTCTTTGCCACTCTATTTGTCCCCAATGCGTATCCGTTTACTGCCGGCGTGCACGTAACGAATGGAAAGCGTGCGAAGCTAAAATCGGTCGTTATCCCTCTGGATACGTTGCAGTATGAAATTCAGACGGAAGTGACAAAAGAGCAGGTTATAGCAACGCATTCTCTTGAAGAAACGGAAGCTCTCTATGACCAGTTCATTGAAGATCTGACCGCAGCGAATATCGATCGCAGTGGAACTGCAGCCTTTGATTCGGTCTATCCGAAGAAAAAGAATCCTCCGAAAGGAATGGATTCTATGCATACGCAGTATGTTGCCTATGCAGCGACTTTTGAAGCGACCCGTACCCGCGCTCGCGCGATGTGGCTCTCGGAACGCCTTGCAAAAATCACCACCATGAATCAAGTTCTGCGCGCTCGCTTAGAGGAACAGCAGAAGGATACGATTCAGCTTGAAGTGATCCCGGAATCGATTGCGAAGACCGATTCGGGCATTCGTATTTGCTTTAACGATTCTTTGAAGCGCACGCAGGTGGAATGGGTCGGCCTCTTGGATTCGATTCTTGAGGATTCCGTGTGGATAGCAGAATCTCAAAATTCGGATGCCATGCGCTTTGTGTTAACGCTTGAAAACAAGCCTGTTTGGAAGTATGACGGTTACCGTGTTAAGAGCCGTCACCAGTACCGCTTTGTGCGCCTTCACGTCCGCTTCCGTAACACGCTTTACGCGGGCGATGGAAAGTTCATTTTGCCGGCGAATCTTCTTATAGAACCGGAAGTTCAGGAATGGCTGAATCCGAAAAAGGAAGAAAAGGCTCCGACAGTGGTCGCGGATACGGTGAAAAAAGAGGAAAAGGCGCCTGTGGCTAAGCCTTCGATCGAAGAACTCAGCCGTGCCGTTGCCGAAATCGACTCGGGCACTTTCCGCTTCAAGAACCGCATTGTGCACATGTCTCCGTTCGGAATTCGCAAGACAGAAGTCACAATTGCAGAATATCGTGATGTAATGAAGGATTCGACGACGAAATTCACGTTCACCGATAGTCTGATGCCGGTTCACAATGTAAATTGGAACAAGGCTCGTAAATTCTGCAAAGCGATTGGCGGAGATCTTCCGACAGAAGCGCAGTGGGAATTTGCAGCTCGTACGGGAAAGAATGAAGGCTCGCTTTGGCGCTTAAGAACAGGCGATCAGGCGTTCCAGTATGCTGTTTTCCGTGCAGACGGTCCGCAGCGCGTCGCTTCGGCCAAGCCCAATGCCTGGGACCTTTACGATGTCTCTGGCAACATGGCGGAATGGACGCGAGATTCCTATTCGTGGTTCTCTTTTTACGTGGAAGATGAGGACCCGACAGGTTCCTTCTTTGGGGACTCCCGCGTGTTCAAGGGCGGTTCCTGGAAGAGCAAAACCGAAGATGAATTGGATCTGACGGATCAAGACGATGAAGATCCGCGTTATTGGGCGAATACGCTTGGTTTCCGTTGCGTGTTCCCCTCAAAGGCTCAAGGTAAGCCAGAACCATGA